CCCCGAGCACACCTTCAACAGACATTGGAGCCACAATTGCGCCCCGGTACGGCTGTGTTACAACCAGCCCCTCGTCCTCAAGCCGGAACAGTGCCTCCCTTACAGGCGTCCTGCTGACGCCCATTTCCTCGGCAAGATCAGTTGTCTTGAGCTGCTCATTGGGTACCAACGTGCCATCGATGATCGCGTCTCGTAGCTTATTCAACACCAATTCAGAGGTGCGAGGTTGGGTTCCCAGAGAACCGATTTTTTTTGAATTAATTTTCTTCGTGATCATCGCAAATACGCGCCACCGTTTACATCGATGGTGGCACCCGTGACGAACCGGGCCTCATCGCTGGCCAGATACACGGCAGCGTAGCCAATATCTTCCACCGTCCCCAGCCCCAGCGGTATCGCTGCCGATAGTTCTCGGATCTCTTCTGAACCATGAGTCTGGAGCAACAGTTCCGTGTTTATCAAACCTGGGGCGATGGCATTAACTGTAACTCCGTAGGGTGCTGCAGTCCGGGCCACGGTTTTGGTCAAGCCAAGTTGACCGCTCTTGGTTGCCGCATAATGGGCATGGCCAAACAAAGCGCCTCGCTGGCCGACAATCGAACTGATATTGATAATGCGGCCCGATTCCTGGAACCTCATAATTTCCATCGCGTACTTCGAACACAGAAAAGTACTGGTTAGGTTCGTATCGATAATCTGATGCCAGTGTTTCAGCGAAATCTCAAAAATGTCCTCTGGTAGTGTGGTCCCGGCGTTGTTGACTAGAATGTCAAGCCTGCCGAATTCCTTCTGTAATTCCATAAAAAGGTGGTGGACATCGCTCTCCTGGCTTACGTCGGCCTGGACCGCCAGAGCGCGTCTTCCCAACGCCTGGATTTGATCCACGACCTCCCCCGCTCGATCAGAAGAACTTCGATAATTGACCACAACATCTGCCCCTGCCTGGGCAAGTGCGCGGGCAATCCCGGCACCCAGGCCGCGCGATGCGCCGGTAACAAGAGCCACTTTCTGTGTGAGAGAAAACATGGTATAGCTTCTGGAAACCCTTCGTTGTGGATATTGGATACTGAATCCAAGATATCACGAAAGCCGGGCTTTGTCAAGGGTTTTTTGTCCAGCAATTCCAGCTATGATCGTTCTACATTTGTAGCGAACTCGACTACACAAGCGCCAAGCGGAGCGAGTTGGACGTTGATTGTCTTATCCGACAGCTTCCAAACGCCAGGATTCTTTCGTCCGTTCTCATCCAAACAATACTAATTTTCAATGCCATCGTCTCATTAGTCCTCTCCTTTGATGATGGCAGTCACTTTTTGGTGCCAGGCTACATCTTCCCACATCCCCAGGAATTGAGGGTGGCAGAAATTCGAGGAGCAATTGAAACTGTATCCATACTTTCTTCCCAGCCTGGCTCCAATCAGCCCAGCTTCTTTGATGATATCCCATTTCAGCAGCGGGTGGTCGCGCCAGTTGATCAGGCCCCACCCCTCGGTGTTTCCGAGCGGGATTCCGAATTGATCAGACAGGTTTTTGGCCTCTTTGACCCGGGCTTCGAGCCAATTTTCATAGGCCGGTTTATGAGTTTGCCAGCGCTCCCACAAGGCGGCGTAAATTTCGTCGAACCGATAGTCCTGCGGGATGTACCGGGCCGCACCGGGAATATAGGAGGGTTCTCTGTTCTTTTCGATCCGATAAAGTTTTTCAGGAATTCCAAAGGGATGAATCTCCTCAACATAGCCGGTGCCCTCCACAAATTCATCGTATTGGGCGATCCACAGGTGTATATCCAGCAGATCAAAACTGGCGTAATCGCGCTCCAGATCGTATTTCCAATAATCGTAAGTCTGGCTGGTGAAGATATCCAGATCATTCCATTTTGCTTTCAGACCGAAAATTACCTCATTGATGAAGTCCCAGTAGAATTCGACTTGCTTACTGTTGAATATCCTTCCTGCTTCCACCGGCTGCGACATGGTACCCAAGGTTTGTGACAGCCAGTAAAAACAATTGCAGATTGGATACTCGTTTAGGATATCAACGTAGATTACGTTTTCGAGACATTTATTCTCATCCAGGAAAGCGATGGTCTCATCCCAAACCCTGATGAGTTCCTGTGCCCCCTGAATCTGATCGTTCCGCTGGTCATCGGTGGGTTTGAACCAGGTTGAAAGACCGACAAATATGTCTCGTTCCTGACACTTTCGGATGAACTCCACCACGGATTTGCGGGGGTTGATATAGACTGTATATTCATTCCCCCATGCCGCGATCCCGAGGAAATGTGGGAAGGTTCCGGGTGGATCTTTGAAGACCTCGACCAGTGCTCCATCCGGAGCCTTGGCGATCAGGTGCGGGAAAACGTCGATCCGCACGGCATTGTAGCCCCGTTCTACCAACTCATCGAGGGCCTTATCCCAATCTTCGAACCCGCCTCCTTTATAACGGCGGCGTATCCATGATGAGTCCCACATGGTAATGGCGAGGGGTTTTTGAAAATCTCTTATGCTTGGCATGGTTCTTCTCCTCGCATATTCAGTGAGGGGTGTGAATAACTCGAAAACTTGACACAGTCGGCCAGGTGGGCATCTCAAATGGTGACGAAACCATACAAGGAGGCCCCCAATGGACTTCGGAAGGCCTGACTTGGCCGATTATGCGCAGCTCAGGTATACCCTGTTCGACCAGTTTGAGCAAGCGGAGCAGCAGACACAAATCGATTTGCTGCTCGTTGGCGTGACGGAGAACACCCATGAACTTCTCGTGCAGGCAGGGTGGATTTGGCGGACTGGTTCGGGTTTGAGGCCACTCGCACAACCGGGGAAAGCAGTCGTGTCAAGGACCTTGTGGATATCTTGCTGATCGTCGAGTCGGAGTCGATATCGGCAGAGACGTTGTGGAGAGCCCTGGAGGCAACTTTTGGGGCGCGAAAGACGCACGGGCTGCCGGAAGGAGTCCAGCCCCATCAATGTTGGTTCGCCGCCCTACCGGGCGATGGCGGCTTGCGATGCGGTGTGTTTATCCTTGCTCTCTAACTGACAGCAAAAACTCCAGGCTGCTGCGGGTTCCCTGCAGGAAGTCGCCTGCCCCCTCGAATTCGCTGCAAACCGCTCCCCGGTAGCCGGCCTCAACCAATGTATCCAGCCACAGAGTCAAAGGCAATTCACCTTGACCAGCCGGTACGAACTCAAAATTGCCGTCTTGCCAGATGCCATCTTTGATATGCACATTGACGACGTGAGGCAGCATCGCCTCGAAGTCTGCCTGTGCCTGTACCAGGCTGTGACCTGCCCAGCAGAAATTACCCGTATCCAGAGTCAGGCCCACGTTGTCTGCGCCAATGTCATTGACCAACCGAGCCAGCAGCGGACCATCGTAGAGCAATCGGCCGTGGTTCTCGATGGCCAGGCTAACACCCAACGGCTCGGCCAGGCGGGCAGCTTGCTGGAAGCCGGCTATTTGCGTGGACCAGGATGCCGCTAGCGTCAGGCCCGGTTTGAGATCGCCAGGAAAAGCCCGTACAATGTTCACACCCAGGTTCGAAGCCAGGCGACAGGCTTCCAGTAGCCGCTCTACCTCGTGCGGTAGTGCGGTCAGGTTTTCCTGGGCGAAGTCGTTGTATCCACTGATCCCGCTGATCCACACGCCGGCTGCCTCAGCCCAAGCACGCATTTTAGCGGCAGACCGCTCGTCCCATGCCAGGTCGTGATGTTGCTCCGTCCGGTAGTTGATTTCCAGGCACTCGCCGCCCATGGCTCGTACCTGGTCGAACACCTGGGGTAGTGGTGTGCCACTCCAGCCCAGACTCACAGCACCTATTCTCATCTGGTCCTCTATTACAGCTTCCATGCGACTGGTTCTCCCATCAAGCATTGGCTCACAGATGCATACAGATTGGATTGATAGCGGTCAGTCTTTTCTATAACAGTGCCAGCGACCTGTCTGCAACAGGCGGCCCACCTGTGGCGACTAACCCCAAGCCTGTTGGATTTTGGTCATCGCCTCTACAATACTGTCCATGTCAGACCGGCTACCCAGCAAAGCGTACTGGAAAAGCCAGATCGTGTGCTGGGAAGCATACTCGGCATTTGGACAGGCCGGCAGTATGGGCAGTCCCGCATCATCCACAGTCCAGGATGCATCGTCAGCGGGCCCTCTTTCTGCCAGGGCCCGGCGAATGGCAGGCGAGTGATTCAGCGGCACGTAGCCGGGGCTGCAAGGTTCGATGCCTTCAGCCCGCAGCGCTGCGATGAATTCATCCCGACCTCGCCCGCCGAAGGCTGCCGGGTCGTAGCACATGATGAACAGATGGCGAGCGTGCCGGGTGACTCGCGGATTGGCCGGCAGTGGCTCAATGCCTGGCACCTGGGACAACGACTGAGACAGGTAGTGAGCGCTGGTTTCACGCCGATCCGCCTGCTCAGGCAAGCGCTCGATTTGGGCTAGCAACACGGCTCCCTGCCACTCGGTCATACGCAGATTCCAGCCTAACCGCTCGTGCTGATACCAGAGACCACCTTTCACCCGGCCCACGTTGTGCAGCGACCAGCATAGATCGGCCAGTTCCTCATCGTTGGTGATGACGATCCCTCCTTCGCCGGCTGTGATGTTCTTGCTGGATTGGAAGCTGAACGCGCCTAGATCGCCAATGGCGCCGACCCGTTGCCCGCGCCACTCAGCGCCCCAGGCTTGACAAGCGTCCTCAAGCACCTGTAACCCGTGGCGCCGGGCGATGACCAGTAGTGCATCCATGTCGGCCGGCTGCCCGCCTAGGTGTACCGGCAGAATGGCTTTGGTGCGCTCGCTAACGGCTTTCGCTACCTGAGCCGGGTCCAGATTATATGTGTCGAGATCGATGTCGACCAACACGGGCGTAGCGCCGGCCAGCAGCACAGCGCTGACCGTGGCAATGAAGGTGTAAGGTGTCGTGATAATCTCATCGCCGGGGCCAACGCCCAGAGCCCGCAACGCCATCTCCAGTCCCAAGGTGCCGTTGGGAACACAGACCCCAAAACGGGCACCCTGGAACTCGGCAAAACGTTGCTCGAACTCGTGAACCTTGTTGCCGGCCAGTACGCCCCACTGCCCGGACTGCAGTACATCTCGCAGGTGGCGCTCCTCGCGTTCGTCGAACACAGGCCAGGCCGGGAAGGGCTCGCCGCGCACGGGGTTGCCACCGTCGATAGCTAAGTGGTTTGACATAAGTGTTTCCTTTTTGCGAATCTCAGTAGATCCAAATTCTGAATCTTTCGTCTCTGCAGCAGGAAACCGGGCCACAGTCGCAAAGTCCGTGCGGGAGAGACTCATCCTGGTCTAGTGGTTCATCAATTCCTGGTTTCCAGATCGGACGGTGAAAAACATGTTTGATCTACTGAATCTACCGATCCACCAACTGAATTTCAAGGCCTGTCCTGGCCGACTCATAGACGGCCAGAATGATTTCGATGGAGGCCCGGCCCTCAGCGCCGTCGATCATGGGAAGATGATCCTCTTGAATGGCCTGCACCATGTCGGCCAGTTGTCTGCGGTGCAGTTCAAAGCCAATACCGGTGGGATCGCCTGCTCCACTCCCCTGGCTGCCCTCCAGGTTCAGCATGGCTTCCTCTTCACCGGGAGCGGCATCGCTCAGTTTCCAGGTCACGATGCGACCTTCGTGCAGTACGATGGTACCGCGGTCGCCGTGCAGGGCTACCATGGCCGGCAGTCCCGGCCAACAACTGGTTGCTCCCTGGATGGTAGCCATCCCACCGCTGTCCAGCATCAGGACCGCGGCTCCTGTGTCCTCGGTTTCCATGCGAT
The window above is part of the Chloroflexota bacterium genome. Proteins encoded here:
- a CDS encoding sugar phosphate isomerase/epimerase family protein, with the protein product MEAVIEDQMRIGAVSLGWSGTPLPQVFDQVRAMGGECLEINYRTEQHHDLAWDERSAAKMRAWAEAAGVWISGISGYNDFAQENLTALPHEVERLLEACRLASNLGVNIVRAFPGDLKPGLTLAASWSTQIAGFQQAARLAEPLGVSLAIENHGRLLYDGPLLARLVNDIGADNVGLTLDTGNFCWAGHSLVQAQADFEAMLPHVVNVHIKDGIWQDGNFEFVPAGQGELPLTLWLDTLVEAGYRGAVCSEFEGAGDFLQGTRSSLEFLLSVREQG
- a CDS encoding 3-oxoacyl-ACP reductase family protein, producing MFSLTQKVALVTGASRGLGAGIARALAQAGADVVVNYRSSSDRAGEVVDQIQALGRRALAVQADVSQESDVHHLFMELQKEFGRLDILVNNAGTTLPEDIFEISLKHWHQIIDTNLTSTFLCSKYAMEIMRFQESGRIINISSIVGQRGALFGHAHYAATKSGQLGLTKTVARTAAPYGVTVNAIAPGLINTELLLQTHGSEEIRELSAAIPLGLGTVEDIGYAAVYLASDEARFVTGATIDVNGGAYLR
- a CDS encoding DegT/DnrJ/EryC1/StrS family aminotransferase gives rise to the protein MSNHLAIDGGNPVRGEPFPAWPVFDEREERHLRDVLQSGQWGVLAGNKVHEFEQRFAEFQGARFGVCVPNGTLGLEMALRALGVGPGDEIITTPYTFIATVSAVLLAGATPVLVDIDLDTYNLDPAQVAKAVSERTKAILPVHLGGQPADMDALLVIARRHGLQVLEDACQAWGAEWRGQRVGAIGDLGAFSFQSSKNITAGEGGIVITNDEELADLCWSLHNVGRVKGGLWYQHERLGWNLRMTEWQGAVLLAQIERLPEQADRRETSAHYLSQSLSQVPGIEPLPANPRVTRHARHLFIMCYDPAAFGGRGRDEFIAALRAEGIEPCSPGYVPLNHSPAIRRALAERGPADDASWTVDDAGLPILPACPNAEYASQHTIWLFQYALLGSRSDMDSIVEAMTKIQQAWG
- a CDS encoding cellulase-like family protein — protein: MPSIRDFQKPLAITMWDSSWIRRRYKGGGFEDWDKALDELVERGYNAVRIDVFPHLIAKAPDGALVEVFKDPPGTFPHFLGIAAWGNEYTVYINPRKSVVEFIRKCQERDIFVGLSTWFKPTDDQRNDQIQGAQELIRVWDETIAFLDENKCLENVIYVDILNEYPICNCFYWLSQTLGTMSQPVEAGRIFNSKQVEFYWDFINEVIFGLKAKWNDLDIFTSQTYDYWKYDLERDYASFDLLDIHLWIAQYDEFVEGTGYVEEIHPFGIPEKLYRIEKNREPSYIPGAARYIPQDYRFDEIYAALWERWQTHKPAYENWLEARVKEAKNLSDQFGIPLGNTEGWGLINWRDHPLLKWDIIKEAGLIGARLGRKYGYSFNCSSNFCHPQFLGMWEDVAWHQKVTAIIKGED